The Natronosporangium hydrolyticum nucleotide sequence ACGCCAGGGCAGCAGCTTCACCGGCCCCACCCTTGTTCAGTGCTGGTGTACGCGGCCACGGCCCACGACCGGCCGCTCAGTTGTCGCGCACGCGTTCAGCGGGCGGATCGAGCACCTCGCCGCTCTGCGCCTCGCTCTTCTGCTCTTTGCCCAGCGGTCGCCGGCTGGACGGCGTCTCGGCCTTCTCGTCGAGATCGTCTGGCTCCGGCTCGTCGACCAACCCTCGGGTCTCAGCCTTGATGATGCGCATCGACCGGCCCAGCGAACGCGCCGCGCCGGGCAGGCGCTTTGCGCCGAACAGCAGGATCAGCACAGCCACCAGGATGAGGATGTGCCACGGCCTAAGCGGTCCCATAGGTGCTCCCGCCGAATCTGTTGGTCACGGTAACGCCCCCATGGTACGTCCCCCGGCGCCAACGCCATAGCCCACGGCCACCCGGAAACTCAATCGCCGCCCGGCCCGCAACCCAGCTCCGGCCTACGGGCGCAGCTGGGCCATTCGCTGGCGCAGCGCGACCGAGCGCCGCCGCCCCAACTCCGCACGCCGCTGGAGCGCCGCCAGCTCCCCCTGCAGCCGCTGCTGCCCGGGCTGCAGGGCCGCCCGCTGCGCCGTCTGCTGCGCGGCCGCCGCCGCCAACTGCCGCTGCAGGGTCTCCTGCCGGCTCCGCAGCTGCCCCGCCACCGCAGCCAACACCAGCAACGGGCCGACCACCAACAGCGCCACCAACCCCCAGATCATCACCGGAGCCTATCCCGCATGCCCGACCCGCGTGGCCAGGCCGGTGGGAGTGGCGTACGCCTCCAGCGCCGCGGTGGCTTCGTCCCGCACCGCCTGGGCCAGCGCGCCGGGGGCGACCACCGTCACCTCCGGCCCGAGCCGCAGCACCAGCCGCCGGGCCCAGTCCAGATCACTGGCGCGCAGCGAGATCAACCACTCCTCCGCCGAATCATCGACCGTCTCGCAGGGGTAATACTCGGCGATCCACCGGGCCGACCGGCCCACCCGCAGCGTCACCAGCGGCGACTGCGCCGTCGGCTGAAACACCCGGGCGGGCAACGGGCCGGCGGCGGCCGGCGGCGCCGCCGGCTCGTCCAGCACCCGCAACTCGTCGATCCGGTCCACCCGGAACCGGCGCACCTCGCCGGCCCGGCGGCACCACGCCTCCAGATAGCCGAACCGGCCGACCACCATCACCCGTACCGGATCCACCACCCGAACGGTCGTGCGATCGCTGGTCGCCGAGTAGTACGTGATCTCCAGAGCGTTGCCCTGGCCGACCGCGTCCCGCACCCGCTCCAGCGCTTCGGTGCGTTCCAGCTGCGCCACCGCCACCGGCGGGGCCTCCCCGACCACGGCCTCGATCTTCGCCAGCGCCCGGTCGATCGGCCCGCGGTCGGCCACCCCGGGCGTCTCCGCCAGCATGCGCAACGCCACCAGCAACGCCACCGCCTCGTCCGGCGTCAACCGAAGCGGCCGGTCCATGCCGGCGTCGTAGGTGATGCTGACCCGGTCCCCGTCGAAGACCATGTCGATCAGATCCCCCGGGCCGTAGCCGGGCAGCCCACACACCCACAGCAGCTCCAGATCGTCCCGCAGCTGCTGCGGCGTCACTCCGAGGTCGGCGGCCGCTTCGGCGATCGGAATCCCCGGTCTGGCCTGTAGATACGGCACGAGATTCAGCAGCCGGGTGAGCCATCCGGCGGCGGCCCGGCCCGTCGGCCGGCCGCTCACCGGGTGACCTCCGCCGAGGCCGCCCGCGGCGGGCCGGCCGGCTGGTTCGCGATCTCCTTCAACCGACTGATCACCGCGTCCCGGACCTCCGGAGGCTCCAGCACCCGCACGTCAGCGCCGTACCCGACCAGCCAGGCGGCGAAGCCGTCCGGGCTGTGGTAAGGCACCACCGCCAGATCGCCGGTGGCGCCCGAGGTTACCGACTCCGCCCACCGCCGCAGCCCATCGGCCCGGCCGGGGCGTAGCAGCAGCGTCGCGCGGCCGTGCCGGGGCGCCGGCTCCCGGTCCCGGGCGACGTAGCTGAGCAGATCGACCCCCGCCGGCACCTGGTACGCGTCGGGTCGGCCACTCGCCCGGACCGCGCCGACCAGCCGCGACAGCCGGAAACACCGGGGCGCCTCCCGGTCGAGGTCGTAACCCACCACATACCACCGCCCCCGCAGGCACACCACCCCCCACGGGTGCAGCCGCCGCCGGTCCGGCGAATCCCGCTCCGGCACCCGGTAGTCGAAGGTCACCAACCGTCGCTCCCGGGCGGCGGAGACCAGCGGCGCGAAGGCCGGGTCCACCGTCACCACCGGCTCCACCCCGAGACTGGTCGCCTCCGGATCGAGCTCGACCCCGGCGGCGCGCAGCTTGGTCAGCCCGGACGACGCCGCCGCCGCCAACCCGGCGTGCTGCCACAGCCGGGACGCCACCCCCACCGCCGCCGCCTCGTCGGGCGCCAACGGGATGTCCGGCAGCGCGTACTCCCGCCGGGCGATCCGATAACCGGGTTCGCTGTCGAAGACGCTGTCGGTCCCGGTCTCCAGCGGCACCCCCAGCGCCCGCAGCTCGGCTTTGTCCCGCTCGAACTTGCGCTGGAACGCCTCGTGCTCGCGGGGGTCGGTCCGGTCGTGCTCATAGCCGGCGACGGTAGCGGCGATCTGCGCCGCGGTCAGAAACCGCCGCGTCGAAAGCAGGCAGATCACCAGGTTGACCAGCCGTTCAGTACGCGCGCGAGACACTCCCAAGACGCTAGCACCATCCGTACGTATGTGCGTGTCGGCACGCGGACTACCGTCACCGGCGATGAGTGGGGTGCGATGGCGCGCCGGCCTGGTCGTGGACCGCGGTCGGTCCTGGCGGGGCGCGCAAGAGGTGACGGTAACGCTGACCGCGCGGGACCAGACCGACCCGCCGCAGGTACGCGCCCTGGCGTACCCGTCGTTGGTCGGCGACCCCCAGCCGGGCGACCGGGTGCTACTCAACACCGGCGCGCTGGCGCTCGGGCTCGGCACCGGGGGCTACGCACTGGTGGTGGCGATCCCGGAACGGCTACCGCCGGACGAGCCGCTCCCGCAGGGCTACGGGCACCTGGTCAAGGCCCGCTACACCCCACTGCAGGCGATCGTCGGCGGAGTCGACGAACCCGACTCCCCCCATCACCAGACGCTCGCCGACGCCGACGATCTGGCCGGTCTGCCGGTCGTCACCGCTGATCTGCACTCGGCCCTGCCCGCCGTGCTGGCCGGAATCCACGCCGACGACCCGACCGCGAAGGTCGCCTACCTGATGAGTGACGGCGGGGCGCTGCCCGCCTGGTTCTCCCGCACGCTGGACGTGCTCGCCGACGCACTCGCTGGCGTGGTCACCGTCGGCCAGGCCTTCGGCGGCGACCTGGAGGCGGCCAGCCTGCACACCGGTCTGCTCGGCGCCCGGCACGTCCTGGGCGCCGACGTGGCGATCGTCAGCCAAGGGCCGGGAAACCTCGGCACCGGCACCCGCTGGGGGTTCTCCGGGGTCGCTACGGGGGAAGCGGTGAACGCGGCGGCGGCGCTGGGCGGGGCGCCGATCGGGGCGCTGCGGCTCTCCGGCGCCGACCCGCGGCCCCGGCATCGGGGCGTCTCCCACCACAGCCTCACCGCCTATGGCCGGGTCGCGCTCGCCCGTGCCGACCTGGCGATACCGGCCGGGCTGGCGCCGGAGTTCGCCAGCGCTGTCGCGACCGCGCTGAAGCCATTGGCCGACCGGCACCGGCTGGTCACCGTGCCCACCGAGGGACTGCTCGCGGCGCTGCGCGCCAGCCCCGCGACGCTGTCGAGCATGGGCCGCGGCCTGGCCGAGGACGAGCCGTACTTCCTCGCGGCGGCCGCCGCCGGCCGCCACGCCGCCGGCAAGATCCACCGGTCGTGAGCACGGCCCGCCGATCTTCGGCCGATCATGAGCTAGATGACCGACACGCCGGGCGTGTCGGTCATCTAGCTCATGATCGGCGCGGAAAACCGGCGGAAAACCCGCTCACATGCTGGCGATCAGCCGCTCCACCCGCTCGTCGTGGGAACGGAACGGGTCCTTGCACAAGACGGTGCGCTGCGCCTGGTCGTTCAACTTCAGATGCACCCAGTCGACGGTGAAATCGCGCCGCTTCTCCTGGGCATGCCGAATGAACTCGCCCCGCAGCCGCGCCCGGGTGGTCTGCGGCGGCGTCTCCTTGGCCTCGAAGATCTCCAGGTCGCCGACCACCCGGTCGACGTCGCCCCGCCGCTCCAACAACCCGAACAGCCCTCGGCCCCGACGGAGATCGTGGTAGGCCAAGTCCAGCTGCGCCACCCGCGGATGCGCCAGCGGTAGATCATGACGCCGCTGGTACGACTCGAGCAGGCGGAGCTTGGTGACCCAGTCGACCTCTCTGGCGACCGGATCCAACTGCCCGGTCTCCACCGCCTCCAGGACCCGCCCCCACAGCTCCACCACCCGCTTGGTGAGCTGGTCGCCGCCGCGCCGCTCGACGAACTCCACCGCCTTGGAGTAATACTCCTGTTGGATCTCCAGCGCGCTCGCCTCCTTGCCGTTGGCGAGCCGAACCTTCCGCCGGCCGGTGACATCGTGGGAGACCTCACGGATGGCACGGATCGGGTTCTCCAGCGACAGGTCCTTCATCACCACCCCGGTCTCGATCATCCGGAGCACCAGGTCAGCCGAGCCGACCTTAAGCAGGGTGGTGACCTCGTTCATGTTCGAATCGCCGACGATCACGTGCAGCCGCCGATACCGCTCGGCGTCGGCGTGGGGCTCGTCGCGGGTGTTGATGATCGGGCGGCTCCGGGTGGTCGCCGAGGAGACCCCCTCCCAGATGTGCTCGGCCCGCTGCGACAGGCAGTAGACGGCGCCGCGCGGGGTCTGCAACACCTTGCCGGCGCCACAGATCAGCTGGCGGGTCACCAGAAACGGAATCAGCACGTCGGCCAGCCGACCGAACTCTCCGTGCCGAGAAACGAGGTAGTTTTCGTGGCAGCCGTAAGAGTTGCCGGCCGAGTCGGTGTTGTTCTTGAACAGGTAGATCTCGCCGGCGATGCCCTCGTCGTGCAACCGCTTCTCCGCGTCGATCAGCAGCCCTTCGAGGATCCGCTCGCCGGCCCGGTCATGCGCGACCAGGTCCGGCACCGAGTCACACTCGGGCGTCGCATACTCCGGGTGGGACCCGACATCCAGGTACAGCCGGGCACCGTTACGCAGAAACACGTTGCTCGAACGGCCCCAGGAGACCACCCGACGGAACAGATAGCGCGCCACCTCGTCCGGGCTCAGCCGCCGCTGGCCGCGGTAGGTGCAGGTGACCCCATACTCGGTTTCCAGCCCGAAAATGCGACGGTCCATGTAGAGACAGTAGCCCGAAGGAGCGGGAGAATCCTCCCGCTCCCCCACGAATCCGAGCCCGGATTCGTCCGGACGACCCGATCAGCCCGAGGATTCACCCTCGTCGGTGGCCTCGCCGTCGCCCGCCGACTCGGCACCGGCGGGCTCGCCTCCGCCGCCCGACTCCTCGGCCGCCAACGCCGTCAACGCGGCGCCGGTGATCCGCCGGAAGGTCCGGCCCGTGCGGGCCCGGTCCAGCAACGCCACCTCCAGCTGCTCCGGCGCGACCGACCGGCTGTTGCCGCCCTCGCCGCCGACGCTGGACAGGCCGCGAACCGCCAGCCGGAGACCGGTGGCGAGCGACTCATCGACCTGGTGGTCGGCGGCGATGTTGCCGACGATCGTGTCCGCTTCACCACCCAGCACCAGTACGCCGGAGGGGTAGTCCTGCACCGTACCGTCGTAGGTGATCTTGTAAAGCTCGTCCTGGGCCGGGGCCGCACCCACCTCGGCCACGCAGATCTCGACCTCGAACGGCTTCGTCTGGTCGGTGAAGATCGCACCGAGGGTCTGGGCGTACGCGTTCGCCAACGCCCGTCCGGTCACGTCGCGTCGGTCGTAGCTGTAGCCGTTGAGGTCCGCCATCCGGACCCCCGCCCGCCGCAGATTCTCGAATTCGTTGTACCGGCCGGCGGCGGCGAAGCCGATCCGGTCATAGATCTCGCTGACCTTGTGGAGGGCGGTCGAGATGTTCTCGGCGACGAAGAGCACACCGTCGGCGCAGCTGAGCACGACCGCGTTGCGTCCCCGGGCGATGTTTTTCCGCGCGAACTCCGCGCGGTCACGCATGATCTGTTCAGGCGACGCGTAGAACTGCATGGCCACGGTGGTTCAGCTCTCCTTTGCAGACGATCGGTCAGGGCAGCCGGTGACGGGACGCTCAGCCACCGGGGTTCTCCGTACGGCTCGCCACGACCGCCTCCGCCACCTGGGCGGCCTCCGACTCGGGGAGCCGGCGGGTGCCCTCGGCGGTGGCCGTCATCACCACCGGGTAGATCTTGCGGATCAGGTCTGGCCCGCCGGTCGCGGTATCGTCGTCGGCGGCGTCGTAGAGCGACTCCACCGCCAACCGCACCGCCTCATCGGCCGGGAGACCGGAACGGTAACGCTTCTTCAGCGAGGCCTTGGCGAAGATCGAGCCGGAACCGACCCCCTCGAACCCCATCCGGCTCTCCTCATGGAGGCTGCCCGCGATGTCGTAGCTGAAGATCCGGCCCGCCTCGGCCGGGTCGCTGGCGGCCAGATCGAACCCGGCGAAGAGCGGCACGGCGACCAGCCCCTGCATCGCCGCGCCCAGGTTGCCGCGCACCAGCGCCGCCAGCCGGTTCGCCTTGCCCTCCAGCGAGAGCATCGCGCCCTCGATCTTCTCGTAATGCTCGAGCTCCACCTGGAACAGCCGGATCAGTTCATACATCGCGCCGCCGGTGCCGGCCGCGCCGACCAGCGAGTACGGGTCAGCCGCGTACAGCTTGTCGATGTCCCGGGAGGCGATCATGTGCCCCATGGTGGCGCGCCGGTCCGCCGCCATCACCACCCCACCGTGACAACGCAGCGCCACCACAGTGGTGGCGTGCGGAGCCAGGTCACTGGCGGAGCC carries:
- a CDS encoding DUF3866 family protein gives rise to the protein MSGVRWRAGLVVDRGRSWRGAQEVTVTLTARDQTDPPQVRALAYPSLVGDPQPGDRVLLNTGALALGLGTGGYALVVAIPERLPPDEPLPQGYGHLVKARYTPLQAIVGGVDEPDSPHHQTLADADDLAGLPVVTADLHSALPAVLAGIHADDPTAKVAYLMSDGGALPAWFSRTLDVLADALAGVVTVGQAFGGDLEAASLHTGLLGARHVLGADVAIVSQGPGNLGTGTRWGFSGVATGEAVNAAAALGGAPIGALRLSGADPRPRHRGVSHHSLTAYGRVALARADLAIPAGLAPEFASAVATALKPLADRHRLVTVPTEGLLAALRASPATLSSMGRGLAEDEPYFLAAAAAGRHAAGKIHRS
- the prcB gene encoding proteasome subunit beta, with the translated sequence MHVSAVSDTSRGLPSAFTNAGTSSFTQFLSVAAPDLLPGRRPLPAGSASDLAPHATTVVALRCHGGVVMAADRRATMGHMIASRDIDKLYAADPYSLVGAAGTGGAMYELIRLFQVELEHYEKIEGAMLSLEGKANRLAALVRGNLGAAMQGLVAVPLFAGFDLAASDPAEAGRIFSYDIAGSLHEESRMGFEGVGSGSIFAKASLKKRYRSGLPADEAVRLAVESLYDAADDDTATGGPDLIRKIYPVVMTATAEGTRRLPESEAAQVAEAVVASRTENPGG
- the pafA gene encoding Pup--protein ligase encodes the protein MDRRIFGLETEYGVTCTYRGQRRLSPDEVARYLFRRVVSWGRSSNVFLRNGARLYLDVGSHPEYATPECDSVPDLVAHDRAGERILEGLLIDAEKRLHDEGIAGEIYLFKNNTDSAGNSYGCHENYLVSRHGEFGRLADVLIPFLVTRQLICGAGKVLQTPRGAVYCLSQRAEHIWEGVSSATTRSRPIINTRDEPHADAERYRRLHVIVGDSNMNEVTTLLKVGSADLVLRMIETGVVMKDLSLENPIRAIREVSHDVTGRRKVRLANGKEASALEIQQEYYSKAVEFVERRGGDQLTKRVVELWGRVLEAVETGQLDPVAREVDWVTKLRLLESYQRRHDLPLAHPRVAQLDLAYHDLRRGRGLFGLLERRGDVDRVVGDLEIFEAKETPPQTTRARLRGEFIRHAQEKRRDFTVDWVHLKLNDQAQRTVLCKDPFRSHDERVERLIASM
- a CDS encoding helix-turn-helix transcriptional regulator; this translates as MSGRPTGRAAAGWLTRLLNLVPYLQARPGIPIAEAAADLGVTPQQLRDDLELLWVCGLPGYGPGDLIDMVFDGDRVSITYDAGMDRPLRLTPDEAVALLVALRMLAETPGVADRGPIDRALAKIEAVVGEAPPVAVAQLERTEALERVRDAVGQGNALEITYYSATSDRTTVRVVDPVRVMVVGRFGYLEAWCRRAGEVRRFRVDRIDELRVLDEPAAPPAAAGPLPARVFQPTAQSPLVTLRVGRSARWIAEYYPCETVDDSAEEWLISLRASDLDWARRLVLRLGPEVTVVAPGALAQAVRDEATAALEAYATPTGLATRVGHAG
- the tatA gene encoding Sec-independent protein translocase subunit TatA, which gives rise to MGPLRPWHILILVAVLILLFGAKRLPGAARSLGRSMRIIKAETRGLVDEPEPDDLDEKAETPSSRRPLGKEQKSEAQSGEVLDPPAERVRDN
- the prcA gene encoding proteasome subunit alpha yields the protein MAMQFYASPEQIMRDRAEFARKNIARGRNAVVLSCADGVLFVAENISTALHKVSEIYDRIGFAAAGRYNEFENLRRAGVRMADLNGYSYDRRDVTGRALANAYAQTLGAIFTDQTKPFEVEICVAEVGAAPAQDELYKITYDGTVQDYPSGVLVLGGEADTIVGNIAADHQVDESLATGLRLAVRGLSSVGGEGGNSRSVAPEQLEVALLDRARTGRTFRRITGAALTALAAEESGGGGEPAGAESAGDGEATDEGESSG
- a CDS encoding helix-turn-helix transcriptional regulator — its product is MSRARTERLVNLVICLLSTRRFLTAAQIAATVAGYEHDRTDPREHEAFQRKFERDKAELRALGVPLETGTDSVFDSEPGYRIARREYALPDIPLAPDEAAAVGVASRLWQHAGLAAAASSGLTKLRAAGVELDPEATSLGVEPVVTVDPAFAPLVSAARERRLVTFDYRVPERDSPDRRRLHPWGVVCLRGRWYVVGYDLDREAPRCFRLSRLVGAVRASGRPDAYQVPAGVDLLSYVARDREPAPRHGRATLLLRPGRADGLRRWAESVTSGATGDLAVVPYHSPDGFAAWLVGYGADVRVLEPPEVRDAVISRLKEIANQPAGPPRAASAEVTR